DNA sequence from the Amycolatopsis sp. Hca4 genome:
TACCTCAGCTCGCGCGGGTACCGGGTGTTCGCCATCGGCTTCGCGCACAAGCAGGGCGAGAACCGCCAGCAGGCACAGCAGGTCGGTGACGCGATCGCGCTGATCAAGTCACGGCTGGGGGTTAGCCAGGTCGATCTGGTCGGCTGGAGCAAGGGCGAGCTGTCCACGCGGATGTACGTCTCCTCGGTGAAGCCCCCGTGGGGCCGGGCCTACGCCGGCGACGTGCGCAAGCTGATCACCCTCGGCGGGCCGAACGGTGGCTACGACTACCCGTTCGCACACGGCTACGCGCACGACCTCTCGATCTGGCCGGAGTGCGGCGTCGGCATCAACGCGCCGAGCCCGCACACCAGGATGACCTGCTACGGCGCCTACACCTATCACCCGGAACTGTCGATCACCCCCACCGCAGGCTGGGACACCTACCCCGGGCAGCGGCAGATGCTGGCCCGCTTCGACAGCACGTTCGGCGTCGACGGCTCGCAACAGGACTGGTACACGACCTACTACGGCGGCCAGGGCTTCTACACCGACGGGACGGGCATCCAGGCCGCGATCGACGCCGGGTCGATGATCTCTGCCATCCAGTCCGCCGGCACCCCCGCAGGCGTCTCGGTGTACCTGCTGGCCGGCGGCT
Encoded proteins:
- a CDS encoding triacylglycerol lipase, producing MRLLSLVAAAAIVVGVEVAAPALPVASAAPAYLTNEATFSTVANGWAKVERYRDTTPGFADEQYPPDGRGNQDGQRLTFFGGVAQPSSSRFLLYSAPGWSTGAKATPVLLVHGANDNPDRAWANPNESGGFGCGSATCPSTGLMQYLSSRGYRVFAIGFAHKQGENRQQAQQVGDAIALIKSRLGVSQVDLVGWSKGELSTRMYVSSVKPPWGRAYAGDVRKLITLGGPNGGYDYPFAHGYAHDLSIWPECGVGINAPSPHTRMTCYGAYTYHPELSITPTAGWDTYPGQRQMLARFDSTFGVDGSQQDWYTTYYGGQGFYTDGTGIQAAIDAGSMISAIQSAGTPAGVSVYLLAGGSPTIVGVFNENRGPSDGIVFVASALDSTGIGHLAATALVGSVNHLQLGWASASMSQVTSWLA